TCTTCGAGTTTGGTCTGTTCGTCGATGATTGAGTCGCGGACGTCGCAGTCGTGGAGGGTGGCGTCGGGGAAGATGATGGAGTTGTCGACGCTGGAGTTGACGAGTTCGGCGTTCCCCATGACGTAGACGTTGTCGCCGAGCGTGGTGTTTTCGACGGTTGCGTCGTCGCTGACGACGTTGTCGCCGTCGAGGGTCCACGCGACGGCGTCGAGATAGGATTCGGGGGTGCCGATGTCGTACCACGCGCCTTCGAAGGTGTAGGCGTGGACCGATTGGCGGGATTGGAGCCACTGGATGAACCAGCCGGGTTCGTCGGGGTTCTCGCCTTCGTCGAGGTACGTCTGGAGGTCGGGGACGGTGTCGCGGGGGAAGGCGTAGCAGGCGATGGAGACGAGCGTGCTCTTGGGGTCGTCGGGTTTCTCCTGGAAGTCGACGACTTCGTCGCCGTCGAGGTCGACGAGGCCGTAGGACTTCGCGCGCTCGAAGCTCCCGACGTCGTAGGCGGCGATGGTCGGGGTGTCCTTGGCTTCGAAGAAGTCGACGAAGTCGGAGATGTCGAAGGAGATGAGGTTGTCGCCGGCGATGACGACGAGGTCGTCGTCGACGTTCTCGCGGTCGACGAGCTGGGCGAGCGCGCCGACGACACCGAACTTCTCGTCTTCTTCGGTGGTGTCTTCGACGGTCAGCGTGGGTTTCTCGAAGTCGCTGTCCGCGAGGTGGTCGCGGAAGTCGTCGGCGAACCGCTCGTTCGTGGAGACGAACACCTCGTCGATGCGGTCATCGGCTTCCAGCTCGGCGAAGATGCGGTCGATGACGGTGGTGTCGCCCACGGGGAGAAACATCTTCGGGCGATGTTTCGTGATGGGCCACAGTCGCGTCGCGTACCCGCCGGCGAGGACGACGGCTTTCATGGTTCGACGGTTCACCGCGTCCGATAAGTCCTTTTTCATCCGGCGACGGAGTGACAGGTATGGACGACAAGACGACCCGCGAGCGAATCCTCGACGCGCTCCGTGAGACGCCGCGGACGCCGAGCGCGCTCGCCGAGGAGTTCGGCGTCGCCCGCGGTACAGCGTTGACGCACGTCCGACACCTCTCGGAGTCGCTGGACGGCACCGACGAGACGCTGTTGGTGCGGCCGCCGGCGTGCAAGTCGTGTGGGTTCGAGGACTTCGACGACCCGGTGAACGTGCCGTCGCGGTGCCCGGAGTGCAAACACGAGGGCATCGAGGAGCCGGCGTTCGTCGTGGAGGCGGTCTGAGGCCGTCGAAGCGTCAGAATCCGATTCGAGAACCGGGGGACGTGGAGAGGTCGGCGGGGTCGCCGTCGTCGACGCCAGTTCGCACGAACTCGTAGTCGGGGTCGGCGAGGTAAACGACACCGTCGCGCACGTCGACTTCCACGGGGTCGAGGCGCGCGCCCTCGCAGGGGCCGTGCGTGCAGACCCCCGAGTCCGCCTCGAAGGTGGCGGCGTGTTTCCGGCAGACGAGTTCGCCGTCCCGGACGGCGCCGTCGCCGGTGTCGAGGTTCACGTCAGTCCAGTGCATGCAGTAGTTCAGCCAGCCGACGATTGCGCCGTCTGACAGTTCGACGAGAATCGCTTCCTTCTCGTCGCCGTCACCGTTCTCGACTGTGAATAGAAAACTGTCGTCTGCGGGCACGTCGTCGACGTCGGCGATTCGGTCGGCTCCCATCGGCGCGGAGTACCGGCCCGTCGGCTTTGAACGCACCGAAATCGACACCGGCGACGAGACGCGGCGACGAACGCCGGTCAGTAGTGACGTTTCTCGACTTCGCGCGCGAACTGGCGGGCGAGCGCGGCGCCGACCCGACACGTGGTGTAGGTGGCGTCGTCGAGTTCCGCGACCGGTCGAACCTCCCACGTGGTGTTCGTGAAAAACACCTCGTCGGCGTCGTAGAACGCCTCGGGTTCGTAGTGTCCCTCCTCGACGGGGATGCCGGCGTCGCGGGCGATTTCGAGGACCGCCCAGCGCGTGATGCCGGGGAGGACGTCGAGGTCGAGACTCGGCGTGTGGAGGACGCCGTCGTCGACGAAGAAGACGTTGCTCGTGGTGCCCTCGGTGACGTGGCCGTCGTCGTCCACGAGCAGGGCTTCGTCGGCGTCGCCGGCGTCGATACGCGCGAGGACTCCCGGCAGGTAGTTGTGGGTCTTGGCGACCGACGGGACGCAGGTGTCCGGGACGGCCTGCACGTCGGTCGTGCGAGCCGTCGCGGGGACGTCCCAGATGCGTTCGCCGTCGACGCCGCCGCGCGGGAGCGGTTCGACCACGACGACGACCGACGGGTCGGTGTCGTCGTCGGGCGCGAGCCGGCCCGACTGGACGCCCCGCGTAATCGACAGTCGGACGTAGGCGTCCGCGAGGTCGTTGGCGGCGAGCGTCTCGTGGACGCGACTCCGGAGGTCGCGGTCCGAGAGCCCGTGGTCGATGCCGAGCGCGTCACAGGTGGCGCTCAGGCGGTTCGCGTGCGCCGGCCACGCGAACGTCTGCCCGCCGTACGCACGGAGTGTCTCGAACGCCGCGTCGCCGTACTGGAACCCGCGGTCGCGGACGCTCACGGTGGCGTCCGACTCGTCCACGAGGTCGCCGTTTACGTGGTACTGCATGTATCGAGGAAGCTGCGAATCATCTGTTTGCCGTGCGGTGTGAGGATGCTCTCCGGGTGGAACTGGACGCCGGCGTGCGGGCGGTCGCGGTGCCGGACCGCCATGACGACGCCGTCGTCGGTCCACGCGGTCGGTTCGAGGTCGTCCGGGAGGTCGGCTTCCGGAACTGACAGCGAGTGATAGCGACCGGTCTGCACGCGGTCGGGGAGTCCCGAGAAGACGCCGCGGCCGTCGTGGCGCACCGTCGAGGGCTTGCCGTGGACGACCGACGGCGCGTGCTCGACGGTCGCGCCGTTGGCGGCACAGAGCGCCTGGTGGCCGAGACAGACGCCGAGCGTCGGGTAGTCGAGGTCGCGGAACACCGGAACGGAGACGCCCGCGTCGTCGGGCGTGCCGGGGCCGGGCGAGACGACGACGCCGTCCGGGTCGAGTTCGCGGATTCCCTCGGCGTCGATTGCGTCGTTCCGGCGGACGGTCACGTCGGCGTGCTCGCCGAGGTACTGGACGAGGTTGTACGCGAAGGAGTCGTAGTTGTCGACGACGAGGACGCGGGTCACGC
The nucleotide sequence above comes from Halobacterium litoreum. Encoded proteins:
- a CDS encoding sugar phosphate nucleotidyltransferase, yielding MKAVVLAGGYATRLWPITKHRPKMFLPVGDTTVIDRIFAELEADDRIDEVFVSTNERFADDFRDHLADSDFEKPTLTVEDTTEEDEKFGVVGALAQLVDRENVDDDLVVIAGDNLISFDISDFVDFFEAKDTPTIAAYDVGSFERAKSYGLVDLDGDEVVDFQEKPDDPKSTLVSIACYAFPRDTVPDLQTYLDEGENPDEPGWFIQWLQSRQSVHAYTFEGAWYDIGTPESYLDAVAWTLDGDNVVSDDATVENTTLGDNVYVMGNAELVNSSVDNSIIFPDATLHDCDVRDSIIDEQTKLEDIDFSGALIGAHTTIENGR
- a CDS encoding transcriptional regulator → MDDKTTRERILDALRETPRTPSALAEEFGVARGTALTHVRHLSESLDGTDETLLVRPPACKSCGFEDFDDPVNVPSRCPECKHEGIEEPAFVVEAV
- a CDS encoding Rieske (2Fe-2S) protein translates to MGADRIADVDDVPADDSFLFTVENGDGDEKEAILVELSDGAIVGWLNYCMHWTDVNLDTGDGAVRDGELVCRKHAATFEADSGVCTHGPCEGARLDPVEVDVRDGVVYLADPDYEFVRTGVDDGDPADLSTSPGSRIGF
- a CDS encoding aminotransferase class IV, translating into MQYHVNGDLVDESDATVSVRDRGFQYGDAAFETLRAYGGQTFAWPAHANRLSATCDALGIDHGLSDRDLRSRVHETLAANDLADAYVRLSITRGVQSGRLAPDDDTDPSVVVVVEPLPRGGVDGERIWDVPATARTTDVQAVPDTCVPSVAKTHNYLPGVLARIDAGDADEALLVDDDGHVTEGTTSNVFFVDDGVLHTPSLDLDVLPGITRWAVLEIARDAGIPVEEGHYEPEAFYDADEVFFTNTTWEVRPVAELDDATYTTCRVGAALARQFAREVEKRHY
- a CDS encoding anthranilate synthase component II; protein product: MTRVLVVDNYDSFAYNLVQYLGEHADVTVRRNDAIDAEGIRELDPDGVVVSPGPGTPDDAGVSVPVFRDLDYPTLGVCLGHQALCAANGATVEHAPSVVHGKPSTVRHDGRGVFSGLPDRVQTGRYHSLSVPEADLPDDLEPTAWTDDGVVMAVRHRDRPHAGVQFHPESILTPHGKQMIRSFLDTCSTT